From Pogona vitticeps strain Pit_001003342236 chromosome ZW-PAR, PviZW2.1, whole genome shotgun sequence, one genomic window encodes:
- the LOC140702900 gene encoding uncharacterized protein LOC140702900 isoform X1 has translation MDEIWRVTLGRGLRFLEEAFLAGWGKERMVLNVKTGLVWEIILASFWSCPAVASVLATPKVDLERVRAKKAGNPKGGDQIAWPGPRRRRRFSVLPGGLFFLNWPGRFSSFFPFSPFRVTSRTAFLQNPRFTKSIIIIIISLFQLGGQWYPIAVVRDRPLKKAVHAYRIEPVGLEDFLLVQAVPHKGKCKEVKHHLHATWGSFRTSDAENVIRFVDTDYDSYHIALFEKGSDAALFLYARAKEVSGEVKTRLQKQALKWGFKASQIVYNPITGLCPPPHGRKLGLILASPSNVRRETGPIQEPPLPPPSEIQRHGGQENVFCNFPYLFNILPWWPGLCDPLQTKRS, from the exons ATGGATGAAATTTGGAGAGTTACACTCGGCCGAGGGCTGAGGTTTCTGGAAGAAGCTTTTTTGGCTGGttgggggaaagagagaatggTTTTGAACGTGAAAACCGGGTTGGTGTGGGAAATAATTCTGGCTTCCTTTTGGTCATGCCCGGCTGTGGCCAGCGTCTTGGCTACACCAAAGGTTGACCTTGAGCGGGTAAGGGCCAAAAAGGCCGGGAATCCCAAGGGAGGAGATCAGATTGCCTGGCCTGGGCCTCGCAGAAGGAGAAGATTTTCTGTCTTGCCTGGAGGTTTATTTTTCCTAAACTGGCCTGGGAGGTTTTCgtccttcttccccttctctcccttccgCGTGACATCTCGAACGGCTTTTCTCCAGAACCCAAGATTCACAaagagcatcatcatcatcatcatctctctctttCAGCTGGGTGGGCAATGGTACCCCATCGCAGTGGTCCGAGATCGCCCTTTGAAGAAGGCGGTCCACGCGTACAGAATAGAGCCCGTGGGCCTTGAAGACTTTCTCCTCGTCCAAGCAGTTCCCCA CAAAGGGAAGTGCAAGGAAGTGAAGCATCACCTGCACGCCACGTGGGGAAGTTTTAGGACATCAG ATGCTGAGAACGTTATTCGCTTTGTGGACACGGATTACGACAGCTACCACATCGCTCTTTTCGAAAAAGGCTCCGACGCGGCCCTGTTTCTGTACG CCAGGGCCAAAGAGGTATCGGGAGAGGTGAAAACGAGGCTCCAGAAACAGGCTTTGAAATGGGGGTTCAAGGCCAGCCAGATTGTCTACAACCCCATAACCG gTCTATGCCCACCGCCCCACGGAAG GAAGCTCGGTCTGATCTTGGCATCCCCTTCCAACGTCCGCCGGGAAACGGGACCTATTCAGGAGCCTCCGTTGCCACCACCCTCCGAGATCCAGCGTCACGGAGGTCAAGAAAatgttttctgcaactttccgTACCTCTTCAACATTCTGCCTTGGTGGCCGGGACTCTGTGATCCTTTGCAAACTAAAAGGTCATAG
- the LOC140702900 gene encoding uncharacterized protein LOC140702900 isoform X2 → MGPFEIFPPQDAEALILPFFCPSKGKCKEVKHHLHATWGSFRTSDAENVIRFVDTDYDSYHIALFEKGSDAALFLYARAKEVSGEVKTRLQKQALKWGFKASQIVYNPITGLCPPPHGRKLGLILASPSNVRRETGPIQEPPLPPPSEIQRHGGQENVFCNFPYLFNILPWWPGLCDPLQTKRS, encoded by the exons ATGGGTCCCTTCGAGATCTTCCCACCCCAGGACGCCGAGGCCCTGATTCTTCCCTTCTTTTGCCCCAGCAAAGGGAAGTGCAAGGAAGTGAAGCATCACCTGCACGCCACGTGGGGAAGTTTTAGGACATCAG ATGCTGAGAACGTTATTCGCTTTGTGGACACGGATTACGACAGCTACCACATCGCTCTTTTCGAAAAAGGCTCCGACGCGGCCCTGTTTCTGTACG CCAGGGCCAAAGAGGTATCGGGAGAGGTGAAAACGAGGCTCCAGAAACAGGCTTTGAAATGGGGGTTCAAGGCCAGCCAGATTGTCTACAACCCCATAACCG gTCTATGCCCACCGCCCCACGGAAG GAAGCTCGGTCTGATCTTGGCATCCCCTTCCAACGTCCGCCGGGAAACGGGACCTATTCAGGAGCCTCCGTTGCCACCACCCTCCGAGATCCAGCGTCACGGAGGTCAAGAAAatgttttctgcaactttccgTACCTCTTCAACATTCTGCCTTGGTGGCCGGGACTCTGTGATCCTTTGCAAACTAAAAGGTCATAG
- the LOC140702964 gene encoding neutrophil gelatinase-associated lipocalin, with amino-acid sequence METATFPLALGLIHACLAPFITGIPVQPGFRYKKVEGEWQCLAMAVRGAEPAVVASKIKIFPMPRGDLIVGRNIIVRLACSYFQFQYRNAGQPGVFNVFLLGEEPSKIHVVATDYTRYLMLHIQRGRDRALYLFGRELEVSDTTMKKFDHYVRSLGFSGTVEYPPPDEECSLP; translated from the exons ATGGAGACAGCCACCTTCCCCTTGGCTCTCGGGCTGATCCACGCCTGTTTGGCTCCCTTTATCACCGGCATACCGGTGCAGCCAGGTTTCCGCTACAAAAAG GTGGAAGGTGAGTGGCAATGCCTGGCCATGGCCGTCCGAGGTGCTGAGCCGGCAGTGGTGGCCTCCAAGATCAAAATTTTCCCCATGCCCAGAGGAGATCTGATCGTCGGGAGAAATATCATTGT GAGGCTTGCCTGTAGCTACTTCCAATTTCAGTACAGAAACGCTGGGCAACCGGGGGTATTCAACGTTTTCC TTCTAGGGGAAGAGCCAAGCAAGATCCACGTGGTGGCCACCGACTACACCCGCTACCTGATGCTGCACATTCAGAGAGGACGTGATAGAGCGCTCTATCTCTTCG GCAGGGAGTTGGAAGTATCGGACACCACCATGAAAAAATTTGATCACTACGTGAGGTCGTTGGGATTCTCCGGCACTGTTGAGTATCCCCCGCCTGATG aagaaTGTTCATTGCCTTAg
- the TMEM141 gene encoding transmembrane protein 141, with protein MVNLGLRRVEDEVAAKHPGLQEYASCQSYAFMKGVGTFVIGSGLAFVVQGFNRKWRYSLQWNVLFSTVVGLIASYTVTRRETKKCSELWLFLESKKLPQSRPQTPGLDFEE; from the exons ATGGTGAACTTGGGGCTGCGGCGCGTGGAGGACGAGGTGGCGGCCAAGCATCCG gGGCTGCAGGAGTATGCCAGTTGCCAGTCCTACGCGTTCATGAAAGGCGTGGGCACCTTCGTTATAG GCAGCGGCTTAGCCTTCGTCGTTCAGGGCTTCAATCGGAAGTGGCGTTACTCCCTCCAGTGGAACGTCCTCTTCTCCACAG TTGTCGGCCTGATCGCCAGCTACACGGTGACTCGGCGGGAGACCAAGAAATGCTCGGAGCTCTGGCTGTTCCTGGAAAGCAAGAAGCTGCCTCAGAGCCGACCCCAAA CGCCTGGTTTAGATTTTGAAGAATAA
- the PAXX gene encoding protein PAXX: MDGAQPCSLSTPPTPGPLRVLSHEGQRYLCFCSGGAQISAPIRLHVTDGCEFWRGDVFPDQLDGPQFPEKGQDPSEDSTSKLREILARQEPTLTIRGATATVQFQTGRQGLTFDLSKAPLREARKQLQDLMFGLVAQLQALEKCSKEGATNPLPLSSPEKNTLSSQILFAPGISPPKSKGGAGQTSTKKRLPGESLINPGFKSKKIPTGVDFEDP; the protein is encoded by the exons ATGGATGGAGCccagccttgctctctctctacCCCCCCTACTCCGGGACCCCTCCGGGTCTTGAGCCACGAAGGCCAGCGGTACCTGTGCTTCTGCAGCGGGGGCGCCCAGATCTCCGCCCCGATCCGGCTCCA TGTCACGGACGGGTGTGAATTCTGGCGTGGTGATGTCTTTCCGGACCAGCTGGATGGACCT CAGTTTCCCGAGAAGGGGCAGGATCCTTCCGAGGACTCCACCTCTAAACTCAG AGAAATCTTGGCGCGCCAGGAGCCGACCCTAACCATCCGGGGCGCCACCGCCACTGTCCAGTTCCAAACTGGAAGGCAAGGCTTGACCTTCGACCTTTCCAAGGCGCCTCTCCGGGAAGCAAGGAAACAGCTCCAGGATCTGATGTTTGGCTTGGTGGCGCAGCTCCAAGCGCTGGAGAAATGCTCCAAAG AGGGTGCTACAAACCCATTGCCACTCAGCAGCCCTGAGAAGAACACCTTAAGTAGCCAAATCCTCTTTGCTCCAG GTATAAGTCCTCCAAAAAGCAAGGGTGGCGCCGGGCAAACGTCAACCAAGAAAAGGCTACCTGGAGAATCGCTCATTAACCCTGGATTCAAAAG CAAGAAGATTCCCACCGGGGTGGACTTTGAAGATCCCTGA
- the CLIC3 gene encoding chloride intracellular channel protein 3, whose product MILLLKGVPFTLTTVDTKRSLDVLKDFAPGAQLPVLLYDGEPKTDTLKIEEFLEETLGPPNFPSLMPRYKESSIAGNDVFHRFSAYIKNPVPAQDEALQKNLLKALLKLDSYLTTPLDYELVRDPRLTVSQRRFLDGDQMTLADCGLLPKLNIVNVVLQHYRQSGIPQEFRGVWRYLDSAAEVKEFKYTCPNKEEILQAYRSVVRPLK is encoded by the exons ATGATTCTGCTCCTCAAGGGGGTCCCCTTCACTCTGACCACCGTGGATACCAAGAG GTCTCTGGACGTCTTGAAGGACTTCGCCCCGGGAGCTCAGCTCCCTGTGTTGCTGTACGACGGAGAACCGAAAACTGACACGCTGAAGATCGAGGAGTTTCTGGAGGAGACCCTGGGACCCCCAAA TTTCCCAAGCCTGATGCCCAGGTATAAAGAGTCGAGCATCGCAGGAAACGACGTGTTCCACCGGTTCTCCGCCTACATCAAGAATCCTGTACCTGCCCAGGATGAAG ctTTACAAAAGAATCTCCTCAAGGCCCTCCTAAAGCTAGACAGTTACTTGACGACCCCACTGGACTACGAGCTGGTCCGGGACCCCCGACTTACAGTCTCCCAGCGACGGTTCCTGGAcggagatcagatgacccttgcGGACTGCGGCCTCCTGCCCAAACTCAACATTGTGAAT GTCGTCCTGCAGCACTACAGACAATCGGGCATCCCTCAGGAGTTTCGGGGCGTCTGGCGTTACCTAGATAGCGCTGCTGAGGTGAAGGAATTCAAGTACACGTGTCCCAACAAGGAGGAGATCCTCCAAGCCTACCGGAGCGTGGTTCGGCCACTCAAATAG